DNA from Lagenorhynchus albirostris chromosome 3, mLagAlb1.1, whole genome shotgun sequence:
CCAGGGCATCCCCCGGGCGGCGGCGGGGCAGAGAGCGCGGACACCCAGACGCGGGTGAGGATCCTCATCAGCGTGGTGCACTGGGCGGTTTGCGCGTTGGGGCTGACGGGCAACCTCCTGGCGCTCTACCTGATGAAGAGTAAGCAGGGCTGGCGCAAGTCCTCCATCAACCTCTTCGTCACCAAGCTGGTGCTGCCGGACATGCAGTTCGTGCTCACCCTGCCCTTCTGAGCTGTGGAAAACTCCCTCGACTTCAGATGGCATTTTGGCAAGGCCACGTGGAAGATCGTATCCACAGTGACGTCCATGAACATGTACGCCAGCGTCTTCTTTCTCACCTCCACGAGCGTGGCGCGCTGCCACTCGGTGGCCTTGGCTCTTAAGAGCCACCGGACCCGAGGGCACGGCGGGGGTGACTGCTGCGGCCGGAGCCTGGGGGACAGCTGCCGCTTCTCGGCCAAAGCAGTGCGCGTGTTGATCTGCGCTGGCCTCGCTGCCCAAAGCCATCTTCTCCACCACGATCAAGGTGATGGGCGAGGAGTTGTGCCTGGTGCACTTCCCGGACAAGTCGCTAGGCCGCGACAGGCAGTCCTAGCTGGGCCTCTACCACTTGCAGAAGGTGCTGCTGGGCTTCTTGCCGCCGCTGGGCATCATCAGCCTGTGCTATCTGCTGCCGGTGCGCTTCATCTCCGACCACCGCGTGGCAGGGACCGAAGTAGGAGCCTCAGCAGCCGGGGGAGGCCTGGCCAGAGCCAGCGCCCGGAGACGCTCCAAGGCCACCAAATCAGTGACCATCGTGGTCCTATCCTTCTTCCTGTGCTGGTTGCCTAATCAGGCACTCACCACCTGGAACATCCTCATCAAGTTCAACGCGGTGTCCTTCAGCCAAGAGTACTTCCTGTGCCAGGTATACGCGCTCCCGGTGAGCGTGTGCCTGGCGCACTCCAACAGCTGCCTCAAGCCCATCCTCTACTGCCTCGTGCGCCGCGAGTTCCGCAATGCGCTCGAGAATCTACTGCGGCGCCTCGCGTCGCCTTCTCTCACTAGCAATGCGCCCTTTCTCCGCCGCCACCAAGCCGGAGCCCGAGGACCAGACCGGCAGGCCCTGGCGCCTCTCCACCAGGCCGCGGAGCACGACATGCTCTACTCTCCGCCCGGCGTGGTGGTCTACAGCGAGGGGCGCTACGACCTGCTGCCCAGCAGCTCCGCCTACTGACGCAGGCTGAGGCCCGGGGTACGCAGGAACTGCCAAGTGGCCTTCCCTCGGCGGAAAAGAGTAGAGCGGATTAGAG
Protein-coding regions in this window:
- the RXFP3 gene encoding LOW QUALITY PROTEIN: relaxin-3 receptor 1 (The sequence of the model RefSeq protein was modified relative to this genomic sequence to represent the inferred CDS: inserted 3 bases in 2 codons; deleted 1 base in 1 codon; substituted 2 bases at 2 genomic stop codons), translated to MLPNPEEVSQQITENLKRKREIGRWALPAAHLSPLPRGGRGEVQHLGKRPLSRRGGYAGSLGARGLGLAGGDATRGNAAGSSLGADNSGETETRSREGSIESPAESQSERHLRRQVAAAAAKATMNKVAGGDELAELFSLMPDLLQATNTSGNASLQLQDLSWELGLDLPAGAAPGHPPGGGGAESADTQTRVRILISVVHWAVCALGLTGNLLALYLMKSKQGWRKSSINLFVTKLVLPDMQFVLTLPFXAVENSLDFRWHFGKATWKIVSTVTSMNMYASVFFLTSTSVARCHSVALALKSHRTRGHGGGDCCGRSLGDSCRFSAKAVRVLIXALASLPKAIFSTTIKVMGEELCLVHFPDKSLGRDRQSXLGLYHLQKVLLGFLPPLGIISLCYLLPVRFISDHRVAGTEVGASAAGGGLARASARRRSKATKSVTIVVLSFFLCWLPNQALTTWNILIKFNAVSFSQEYFLCQVYALPVSVCLAHSNSCLKPILYCLVRREFRNALENLLRRLASPSLTSMRPFSAATKPEPEDQXRQALAPLHQAAEHDMLYSPPGVVVYSEGRYDLLPSSSAY